A region of Corynebacterium glucuronolyticum DSM 44120 DNA encodes the following proteins:
- a CDS encoding trypsin-like serine peptidase produces the protein MSRSNRIKKYLAAQFATLIILAASSPVVAAAEETSFVEAEAQVTSEVQASEASNDVIKKSDETGETTEKIALDQYWDATRMSTAIPYDSMLETGLSGTSDGNVQLPEVVDREVQPSDPVAKGGSSGSVFDGTGSRIGNSGPVNGKVFFTGTDGKDYVCSGSAVNSNNKSVVATAGHCTHGGPGENFHKNWVFVPEYTIGIAPYGKFAAKHMVTTKDWAENGENSKGFNGDFGFVVVGTAKGKKLVDAVGGNGLRSGDLPEFDGVLIAYPQNRFFGSAMFRCNGKMTNENRGSYSFYFIRGCNFGGGASGGAWLEDYDGSHGYIRSVTSFGPRNSTQYLGGPIITKQVWDMFDKIADYQANN, from the coding sequence ATGAGTCGCAGTAATCGAATTAAAAAGTACTTAGCTGCGCAGTTTGCAACGCTAATCATCTTGGCTGCGTCATCTCCGGTAGTGGCGGCGGCTGAGGAAACCTCGTTTGTGGAAGCTGAAGCCCAAGTTACGAGTGAAGTCCAAGCTTCAGAAGCGTCTAATGATGTGATTAAGAAATCCGACGAGACAGGAGAAACTACAGAGAAAATCGCCTTAGACCAGTATTGGGATGCTACCAGGATGTCCACTGCAATCCCTTATGACTCGATGTTGGAAACTGGGCTGTCAGGTACATCCGATGGAAATGTGCAGTTACCCGAAGTAGTCGATCGTGAAGTACAACCTTCGGATCCGGTTGCAAAGGGAGGGAGCAGCGGAAGCGTGTTCGATGGCACAGGTTCTCGTATTGGCAATTCAGGTCCCGTGAACGGAAAAGTGTTTTTCACAGGGACGGACGGCAAAGACTACGTATGTTCAGGATCTGCGGTCAATTCCAATAACAAGAGCGTTGTCGCAACCGCTGGCCATTGCACACACGGGGGACCGGGGGAAAACTTTCACAAGAACTGGGTTTTTGTACCGGAATACACCATCGGAATCGCCCCATATGGAAAATTTGCGGCGAAGCATATGGTAACGACCAAAGATTGGGCAGAAAATGGTGAAAACTCCAAAGGGTTCAATGGTGACTTTGGATTCGTTGTAGTTGGTACTGCAAAAGGAAAGAAACTTGTTGACGCTGTTGGTGGAAACGGACTCCGCTCGGGGGACCTCCCAGAATTCGATGGTGTCCTTATTGCCTACCCGCAGAATAGGTTCTTTGGAAGCGCCATGTTTCGGTGTAACGGGAAAATGACCAATGAGAATCGGGGAAGTTATTCTTTCTACTTCATCCGCGGATGCAATTTCGGCGGAGGTGCTTCTGGTGGTGCCTGGCTCGAAGATTATGACGGATCGCACGGTTATATTCGGTCAGTTACCTCATTTGGCCCGAGAAATTCAACTCAGTATCTCGGCGGGCCTATTATCACCAAGCAAGTTTGGGACATGTTCGATAAAATCGCTGATTATCAGGCGAACAATTAA
- a CDS encoding response regulator produces the protein MLFPIHLLLVDDDRAYLDELSKSLERDSRFDIVAALTSGSETLHFLRKCAGESFPLDVVLSDVSMPSISGLDLLQEIRSMELDLRFLAMTAFDSDAVMLQALLQGADGYVIKADRTEDIAQSIIDAMDGGTYLSPQCLARLLRYTPFDGRLDSSFRDIDLSPSEMQVFLLLSRGYSNREIGDALGYADSTVKKHVGNLLRYFGVKSRVQLALIAVRMVRTL, from the coding sequence GTGCTATTTCCTATACATTTGCTGTTAGTAGATGACGACAGAGCTTATCTGGATGAGCTATCTAAGAGCCTTGAAAGAGATTCAAGGTTCGATATTGTCGCCGCATTAACATCGGGAAGTGAAACGTTACATTTCCTACGTAAATGTGCTGGCGAGTCTTTTCCTTTAGATGTTGTCCTCTCGGATGTTTCTATGCCTTCAATATCGGGCCTGGATTTATTGCAAGAAATTCGTTCTATGGAGCTTGATTTACGTTTCTTGGCGATGACGGCCTTCGACTCAGACGCTGTGATGCTACAAGCTTTGCTACAAGGAGCGGACGGGTATGTCATTAAAGCGGATCGCACCGAGGATATAGCACAGTCGATAATCGATGCTATGGATGGGGGTACATATCTTTCTCCTCAATGCTTGGCACGACTTTTGCGCTATACGCCTTTTGATGGACGTTTAGATTCCAGCTTTCGTGACATCGATTTGTCTCCGTCAGAGATGCAAGTTTTTCTACTTTTGAGTCGTGGGTATTCAAACCGCGAAATAGGGGATGCACTTGGCTACGCCGATTCCACGGTAAAGAAACATGTCGGAAACCTATTGAGATATTTTGGGGTGAAATCTAGAGTCCAATTGGCTCTTATAGCTGTACGTATGGTGCGCACCCTCTAG
- a CDS encoding N-acetylmuramoyl-L-alanine amidase: MPILAFLVAIAMVAAMMVAAPRVLDVTRTAGSTDVTNDSQSLAAGRSVTVPDAAIASQGEAGDKTVKEFHNDKEFSMFALTWKGDANFGVFFRAKRADGSWSEWYDADPLDVPTQGTNGTEPIYVEPTHDIQVSMNNVDFNNPDTMNTMEVHFIDGGEGLTGDQSTIDLAAAQTGIPKVISRSGWGAGDKGCNVTYDDKVSAITIHHTAGSNNYTPGQAAGIVRGIWNYHANTLGWCDIGYNALVDKYGNIYEGRKGGFTKAVQGAHAGGFNQNTWGISMMGNYTTVNPTQDTIDAVGQLAGWRAAVAGFDPTGYSTHTSEGTSYTKYPMGQSVRLPNIFAHRDVGNTTCPGDAGYARMDEIRRIAKRNYDYLGGSSNSSPLPAEPGGTGTGATGSGGQLGEAIDAVKALSNLSSGNNATTDTSKAIIAIGAVGTILALVITFLAKNDMLPQELKNLSSKQLLPGLTLKDIPALGDKVANLSSGSNPERANAIRNLSSVMGKVLGAATGVVAYAAGTDTAFQTFQNGIILDNPRTGTQALWGKIGDAWAAQGFDAGALGLPVNQEHPDGNLIRVDFEHGSITYDPATDQTQVHNN; this comes from the coding sequence GTGCCTATACTCGCCTTCCTTGTCGCCATCGCAATGGTGGCGGCCATGATGGTGGCCGCACCTCGCGTCCTCGATGTCACCCGCACCGCCGGATCCACCGACGTCACAAACGATAGCCAGTCACTTGCTGCAGGACGGTCAGTGACCGTCCCCGATGCCGCCATAGCCTCCCAGGGCGAGGCCGGCGACAAGACGGTGAAGGAATTCCACAATGACAAGGAATTCTCCATGTTCGCCCTCACGTGGAAGGGCGACGCCAACTTCGGCGTGTTCTTCCGCGCCAAGCGTGCCGACGGCTCGTGGTCCGAGTGGTACGATGCCGACCCACTTGACGTGCCCACTCAGGGCACCAACGGCACCGAGCCGATCTACGTGGAGCCCACGCACGACATCCAGGTGTCCATGAACAACGTGGACTTCAACAACCCGGACACCATGAACACCATGGAGGTCCACTTCATCGACGGTGGCGAGGGGCTCACAGGCGACCAGTCCACCATCGACTTGGCGGCAGCCCAGACTGGCATCCCGAAGGTGATCAGCCGCAGTGGTTGGGGCGCAGGCGACAAGGGCTGCAACGTCACCTACGACGACAAGGTTTCCGCCATCACCATCCACCACACCGCAGGCTCCAATAACTACACCCCAGGCCAGGCCGCCGGCATCGTCCGCGGTATCTGGAACTACCATGCCAACACGCTCGGCTGGTGCGACATCGGATACAACGCGCTGGTGGATAAGTACGGCAACATTTACGAAGGCCGCAAGGGCGGCTTCACCAAGGCCGTACAGGGCGCCCACGCAGGTGGCTTCAACCAGAACACCTGGGGCATCTCCATGATGGGTAACTACACCACCGTGAACCCCACACAGGACACCATCGACGCCGTCGGGCAGCTCGCCGGCTGGCGCGCCGCCGTCGCCGGATTCGATCCCACCGGCTACAGCACACACACCTCTGAGGGCACGAGCTACACCAAGTACCCGATGGGTCAGTCCGTGCGCCTGCCCAACATCTTCGCGCACCGCGACGTGGGCAACACCACGTGCCCCGGCGATGCCGGATATGCGCGGATGGATGAGATTCGCAGGATCGCCAAGCGGAACTACGACTACCTCGGTGGCAGCAGCAACTCCAGCCCGCTGCCCGCAGAGCCGGGTGGCACCGGCACCGGCGCCACCGGAAGCGGCGGACAGCTCGGTGAAGCCATCGACGCTGTCAAGGCGCTGAGCAACCTGTCCAGTGGCAACAACGCCACCACGGACACGAGCAAGGCGATCATCGCCATCGGCGCGGTGGGCACCATCCTCGCGCTCGTCATCACGTTCCTGGCCAAGAACGACATGCTCCCCCAGGAGCTGAAGAACCTCTCCAGCAAACAGCTCCTGCCCGGTCTGACGTTGAAGGACATCCCTGCACTGGGCGATAAGGTGGCCAACCTTTCCAGTGGCTCCAACCCGGAGCGGGCCAACGCCATCCGCAACCTGTCCTCCGTCATGGGTAAGGTTCTCGGCGCCGCCACCGGTGTCGTCGCCTACGCCGCCGGTACGGACACGGCGTTCCAGACGTTCCAGAACGGCATCATCCTGGACAACCCGCGCACCGGAACGCAGGCGCTGTGGGGCAAGATCGGCGACGCCTGGGCCGCCCAGGGCTTCGATGCCGGTGCCCTCGGCCTCCCCGTGAACCAGGAGCACCCGGACGGCAACCTCATCCGCGTCGACTTCGAACACGGCTCCATCACCTACGATCCGGCCACTGACCAGACGCAGGTGCACAACAACTAA
- a CDS encoding HAD hydrolase family protein, with product MGEPFYHTVIGLARALFKAQGLKFTVSGWENVPKDGGAVIAVNHTGYLDFMYAGIPFRLHKRYVRYMAKAEAFKNPFVGGILRGMKHIPVDRIDGHTSLEAAVDALKRGELVGIFPESTVSQSFEIKSIRSGAVRMSAESGTPIIPVIMFGSQRVLTKGHKANLGRSHTPIHIRVLPGWQSTATTPEEVQADKEKLRTQMQEGLNQVIAEYEEKEGPLPHEYWVPARFGGTAPTLEEAEADYKKIEEERSRVRTLRDDLKAISASISTKTKELYGEAASEENLRKAKAHLDKLLGDVSEGLSEGQDKIAAARAEIREAWENGSKKLSDDSLVALALQAKQVYSKLPFVLPKTIELISCDVDGTILRSDHTVSERTAAALDAAPVPVILATGRPRDKIDEVVNQLPFKPLCVLANGAMIWDSATDTVLYQAEFSDADIQFIDSCVRAVSDDAAIAWSGKVKCLVSDDQFTSAELCADISGRVGDRATVTWSAEGGFAEISVPGVSKATGVARILEEKGINPRNVLAFGDMPNDIELFELVGTSVAMGNAVPEAVEKATLATAANEEDGVALVVERLTKKLQSN from the coding sequence ATGGGAGAGCCTTTTTACCACACCGTCATCGGTCTCGCGCGCGCACTGTTCAAGGCCCAGGGCCTGAAGTTCACGGTCAGCGGCTGGGAGAACGTGCCCAAGGATGGTGGCGCGGTCATCGCCGTGAACCACACCGGCTACCTGGACTTTATGTACGCAGGCATTCCGTTTCGCCTGCACAAGCGGTACGTGCGGTACATGGCGAAGGCGGAGGCTTTTAAAAATCCGTTCGTGGGCGGAATTCTGCGCGGGATGAAGCACATCCCCGTGGACAGGATCGATGGGCACACCTCGCTGGAGGCGGCCGTCGATGCGCTGAAGCGCGGGGAGCTCGTGGGGATCTTCCCGGAATCGACGGTATCGCAAAGTTTTGAGATTAAATCGATTCGGTCGGGGGCGGTGCGGATGTCGGCGGAGTCCGGCACGCCGATCATCCCCGTCATCATGTTCGGCTCGCAGCGGGTGCTGACGAAGGGACACAAGGCCAACCTCGGCCGCAGTCACACGCCGATCCACATCCGGGTGCTGCCGGGCTGGCAGTCGACGGCGACGACCCCGGAGGAGGTGCAGGCCGACAAGGAGAAGCTGCGCACCCAGATGCAGGAAGGCTTGAACCAGGTCATCGCCGAGTACGAGGAGAAGGAGGGGCCACTGCCCCACGAGTACTGGGTGCCCGCCCGATTCGGTGGAACCGCACCGACGCTGGAGGAAGCGGAGGCCGACTACAAGAAGATCGAGGAGGAAAGGTCTCGCGTGCGCACGCTGAGGGATGATTTGAAGGCCATAAGTGCGTCGATAAGCACAAAGACCAAAGAGCTGTACGGCGAAGCAGCATCGGAGGAGAACCTCCGGAAAGCGAAGGCTCACCTGGACAAACTCCTCGGAGACGTGTCTGAGGGCCTGAGCGAAGGGCAGGACAAGATCGCTGCCGCCCGCGCGGAGATCCGCGAGGCCTGGGAAAACGGTTCCAAGAAGCTTTCCGACGACTCCCTGGTTGCGCTCGCCTTGCAGGCCAAGCAGGTCTACTCCAAGCTTCCTTTTGTGCTGCCCAAGACGATTGAGCTCATTTCCTGCGACGTCGACGGCACCATCCTGCGGAGCGATCACACCGTTTCTGAGCGGACCGCGGCGGCGCTGGATGCCGCGCCCGTGCCGGTTATTTTGGCGACCGGGCGGCCGCGCGACAAGATCGACGAGGTCGTGAACCAGCTGCCGTTTAAGCCCCTGTGCGTGCTGGCCAACGGCGCCATGATCTGGGACTCCGCCACCGACACCGTGCTCTACCAGGCGGAATTTTCCGACGCCGACATCCAATTCATTGATTCCTGCGTACGCGCCGTGAGCGACGACGCGGCGATCGCCTGGTCCGGGAAGGTGAAGTGCCTCGTCTCCGACGACCAGTTCACCTCCGCCGAGCTGTGCGCCGACATTTCCGGGCGCGTCGGTGACCGCGCGACCGTGACGTGGTCGGCGGAGGGTGGCTTCGCCGAGATTTCCGTGCCCGGCGTGAGCAAGGCAACCGGCGTCGCCCGCATCCTCGAGGAGAAGGGCATCAACCCCAGGAACGTCCTCGCCTTCGGCGATATGCCCAACGACATTGAGCTTTTCGAGCTCGTGGGGACCTCCGTTGCCATGGGCAATGCCGTCCCCGAGGCCGTGGAAAAGGCAACGCTGGCCACCGCCGCCAACGAGGAGGACGGCGTGGCGCTTGTGGTGGAGCGGCTGACGAAGAAGCTGCAGAGTAATTAG
- a CDS encoding trypsin, translated as MRRSALVAATIVIAALIVATFVATQPDREPQDTALPPSIPSSVASSPTPEPPRPPAAEQQRSDAHPDTGASTDGPTEEYSYGRGYVVEDPDPTDVPETFDDLTAADIARIATDNGLLLHRYEVGFLEQNQAMIRTYPVYETAGYADNNWYTWDNPTAGMTILLRDPQTGDNTACTLTGFARNPESGDTYGITAGHCAEENHTEVYWQPAGSPQLVRLGSITVRQTAGKPTADSPFGFDTDVALFLISAEPSAAVNPLIANVYQATSVRAPEDLVPGQQVCKMGYRTEITCGSVIAANDSFVRVNLYTMPGDSGGVLYAPRDDGTVAIIGALSGSPTFTTGEAHDFLADFSLLQPVLAGMELQYVN; from the coding sequence ATGCGACGCAGCGCTCTTGTCGCGGCGACCATTGTCATCGCCGCCCTTATCGTGGCAACTTTTGTCGCCACCCAGCCCGATCGCGAGCCACAGGACACCGCGCTACCACCATCAATTCCATCCAGCGTCGCTTCCTCGCCAACCCCCGAGCCACCTCGGCCACCCGCCGCTGAGCAGCAGCGCAGCGACGCTCATCCCGATACGGGTGCCTCCACCGATGGGCCCACCGAAGAGTACAGTTACGGGCGCGGCTACGTCGTGGAAGATCCCGACCCGACGGATGTTCCGGAGACCTTCGATGACCTTACCGCTGCCGACATCGCGCGGATCGCAACGGATAATGGTTTGCTCCTGCACCGCTACGAGGTGGGTTTTCTGGAGCAGAATCAGGCGATGATCCGCACCTACCCGGTGTATGAAACGGCAGGCTATGCCGACAATAACTGGTACACGTGGGATAACCCCACAGCCGGCATGACGATCCTTCTCCGCGACCCGCAAACCGGGGACAATACCGCCTGCACCCTGACCGGTTTTGCGCGCAACCCCGAAAGCGGCGACACGTACGGCATTACCGCTGGTCATTGCGCCGAAGAGAATCATACTGAGGTGTACTGGCAGCCCGCTGGTTCCCCGCAGCTGGTTAGGCTCGGCAGCATTACTGTCCGGCAGACGGCGGGGAAGCCGACCGCCGATTCGCCCTTCGGCTTCGACACCGATGTTGCGCTTTTCCTCATCAGCGCGGAGCCGTCCGCCGCAGTGAACCCGCTTATCGCCAACGTCTACCAGGCAACCTCTGTGCGTGCTCCCGAGGACCTCGTCCCTGGCCAGCAGGTATGCAAGATGGGTTACCGCACGGAAATAACGTGCGGCTCCGTCATCGCGGCCAATGATTCCTTTGTCCGCGTCAACCTCTACACCATGCCAGGCGATAGTGGTGGAGTGCTCTACGCCCCGCGTGACGACGGCACCGTCGCCATCATCGGTGCGCTATCCGGTTCGCCCACCTTCACCACTGGTGAGGCGCATGATTTCCTGGCGGATTTCTCCTTGCTGCAGCCGGTTCTCGCCGGGATGGAACTGCAGTATGTGAATTAG
- a CDS encoding beta-glucosidase family protein, which produces MTEATNGNKKPSPSKKFRVGNMTKTPRERAEELVSRMTLEQKIAQLHGGMETINIYGYSNEIDPEDEHAMEQLAAQIQIERHVPEIEELGIPRFRITNGPVGVGMGDGTPSPPATALPMTIGVAASFDPELAHQYGDIIGQETSDLGQHVLEGPGLCLHRTVTAGRNFEYFSEDPYLTGVMGVEVTKAIQDHDIIAMAKHFVVNDQEYERFRTNIEVDEQTLRELYLLPFEMAVKDGEVAAIMSAYNRVRGDYATENRYLLNDVLRGDWGFEGYVQSDFWSTRSCAASLNAGLDHEMPDAKWFNEDNITAALEDTSTEIELIDRALVRRYTQMFRFNQFDKPYNPVEIDAEGHGAIVRKIGADMAVLLKNSSSLLPLSPDAGTILIVGQSKFAEFACQGGGGSSKVDPLYTVDPEPGLKDVVAELGGSASVSSFIVERDLSNVDEAVSAASSADVVIVMAGLIATEGADMPSMTMPHKQNEMIAKLLPANSKTVVVLKSSAPMVMPWTDDASTILEVWNQGVEDGHVVGDLLFGKVNPSGRVPTTYPKTVEDWIGHGHEERYPGINLGEGYNTMTYSERLEMGYRSPDITPAFPFGYGLSYTTFSLSDVSVSGSASGIQVSANVTNTGSVDGKDVVQVYLGIPSEGQPAKRLVGFAKVFVAAGQSEKMEISIDAEASSHPLSVWDVAAHDFVVPSGEFTVYVGHDVTDDSNVSTFTV; this is translated from the coding sequence GTGACGGAGGCAACTAACGGCAACAAGAAGCCGTCGCCAAGCAAAAAATTTAGAGTGGGAAACATGACGAAGACACCCCGCGAGCGCGCCGAGGAACTTGTGTCGCGCATGACACTTGAGCAGAAGATCGCCCAGCTCCACGGGGGCATGGAGACGATCAACATTTACGGCTACAGCAACGAAATCGACCCCGAGGACGAGCACGCGATGGAGCAGCTGGCGGCCCAGATTCAGATCGAGAGGCACGTGCCGGAGATCGAGGAGCTGGGGATCCCCCGCTTCCGGATCACCAACGGCCCGGTGGGCGTGGGCATGGGCGACGGCACGCCCTCCCCGCCCGCCACCGCGCTGCCGATGACCATCGGCGTGGCAGCCTCCTTCGACCCGGAGCTCGCCCACCAATACGGCGACATTATCGGCCAGGAGACCTCTGACCTAGGCCAGCACGTGCTGGAGGGGCCGGGGCTGTGCCTGCACCGCACCGTCACCGCCGGGCGCAACTTCGAGTACTTCTCCGAGGACCCCTACCTCACCGGCGTCATGGGTGTCGAGGTGACCAAGGCTATCCAGGACCACGACATTATCGCCATGGCCAAGCACTTTGTGGTGAACGACCAGGAATACGAGCGCTTCCGCACCAACATTGAGGTGGACGAGCAGACCCTGCGCGAGCTGTATCTACTGCCGTTCGAGATGGCGGTCAAGGACGGCGAGGTCGCCGCGATCATGAGTGCGTACAACCGCGTCCGCGGCGACTACGCCACCGAGAACCGCTACCTCCTGAACGACGTCCTGCGCGGTGACTGGGGCTTCGAAGGCTACGTGCAGAGTGACTTCTGGTCCACGCGCAGCTGCGCTGCCTCGCTCAACGCAGGCCTCGACCACGAGATGCCGGATGCCAAGTGGTTCAACGAGGACAATATCACGGCCGCGCTCGAGGACACCTCCACGGAGATTGAGCTCATCGACCGCGCGCTCGTGCGCCGCTACACGCAGATGTTTAGGTTCAACCAGTTTGACAAGCCGTACAACCCGGTTGAGATCGATGCGGAGGGCCATGGCGCGATCGTGCGTAAGATCGGCGCGGACATGGCTGTGCTTTTGAAAAACTCTTCGAGCCTGTTGCCACTGTCGCCGGATGCGGGCACGATCCTCATCGTCGGCCAGTCCAAGTTCGCCGAGTTCGCCTGCCAGGGTGGCGGCGGCTCCTCCAAGGTCGACCCGCTGTACACCGTCGACCCGGAGCCCGGCCTCAAGGATGTTGTGGCTGAGCTGGGCGGAAGCGCATCGGTGTCGAGCTTCATTGTGGAACGCGACCTGTCTAACGTGGATGAGGCCGTCTCGGCTGCTTCCTCGGCTGACGTGGTTATTGTCATGGCTGGCCTCATCGCCACCGAGGGCGCCGACATGCCGTCGATGACGATGCCGCACAAGCAGAACGAGATGATCGCCAAGCTGCTGCCGGCGAACTCGAAAACGGTTGTTGTTCTGAAGTCCTCCGCCCCGATGGTCATGCCGTGGACCGACGATGCGTCCACCATCCTCGAGGTGTGGAACCAGGGTGTGGAAGACGGCCACGTCGTCGGCGACCTGCTGTTTGGCAAGGTCAACCCCTCCGGCCGCGTCCCCACCACCTACCCGAAGACGGTAGAGGACTGGATCGGCCACGGCCACGAGGAGCGCTACCCCGGCATCAACCTCGGCGAAGGCTACAACACGATGACCTACTCGGAGCGCCTCGAAATGGGCTACCGCTCCCCGGACATCACCCCGGCCTTCCCGTTCGGTTACGGCTTGAGCTACACCACGTTCTCGCTTTCCGACGTCTCGGTCTCGGGCTCTGCCTCAGGCATCCAGGTCTCCGCCAACGTGACGAACACGGGCTCCGTGGACGGCAAGGATGTTGTCCAGGTTTACCTCGGCATTCCGTCGGAGGGCCAGCCGGCGAAGCGCCTCGTTGGCTTTGCAAAGGTTTTCGTTGCTGCTGGCCAGAGCGAGAAGATGGAGATTTCCATCGACGCGGAAGCATCCAGCCACCCGCTGTCGGTGTGGGATGTTGCCGCCCACGACTTCGTGGTTCCCTCCGGCGAGTTCACCGTGTACGTCGGCCACGATGTCACCGATGACTCGAATGTGAGCACGTTCACCGTCTAA